From Miscanthus floridulus cultivar M001 chromosome 15, ASM1932011v1, whole genome shotgun sequence, the proteins below share one genomic window:
- the LOC136509394 gene encoding probable protein S-acyltransferase 7: WLTRSGPVDRFFYMFVFSTTLLCLYVFGFCWVLIVMIRNEEQITIWKAMAKTPASIALIIYTFIAVWFVGGLSVFHLYLMSTNQTTYENFRYRYDQRANPYNRGVIENIKEIFTTIPPSKNNFCGRVQQEHGLRPRPTNGFMSPNMGRAVGDIEMGRKPVAWDEPRMAAEIGDLGAGLSNLLEDKDGRFCSASPDLSRDALAVGGGLEEQGSSAMNPGRSSWGVEAGR, encoded by the exons TGGCTCACCCGGAGCGGTCCCGTGGACAGGTTCTTCTATATGTTTGTATTCTCAACAACTCTGCTCTGCCTGTATGTCTTTGGGTTCTGCTGGGTGCTCATTGTTATGATCAGAAATGAAGAGCAGATAACAATTTGGAAGGCAATGGCAAAGACCCCTGCATCTATTGCTTTAATCATCTACACATTCATTGCAGTCTGGTTTGTTGGTGGCCTCTCTGTGTTCCATTTGTATCTCATGAGCACAAATCAG ACAACATATGAGAACTTCAGGTATCGCTATGATCAACGAGCCAACCCATACAACAGGGGAGTCATAGAAAACATCAAAGAGATCTTTACAACGATCCCTCCTTCCAAGAACAACTTCTGTGGTAGGGTCCAACAGGAGCATGGTCTGAGGCCTCGTCCAACAAATGGTTTCATGAGTCCAAACATGGGGAGAGCTGTTGGCGACATTGAGATGGGTAGAAAACCAGTGGCTTGGGATGAGCCTAGGATGGCAGCTGAGATTGGTGATTTAGGAGCAGGTCTGAGCAACTTGTTGGAGGACAAGGATGGCAGGTTTTGTAGCGCATCTCCAGATCTCAGCCGTGATGCCCTTGCAGTTGGAGGAGGCTTGGAAGAGCAAGGCTCCTCAGCGATGAACCCTGGGCGTTCAAGCTGGGGAGTTGAAGCAGGTCGATGA
- the LOC136508709 gene encoding uncharacterized protein yields the protein MCMDMSTNAKLTSNVTTPMKNVHGVLEERDPSYDKMLKHMVGRITTKSGGKPEMGEASVVQRYNRPLPKLRTSKAEPGQSGGRQLPSGALNVQHIQEIIQLYQGKSANHQGPMSVDDIALRYRVEASVVQNIVQFVSLPQDETVKKKNEH from the exons ATGTGCATGGACATGTCTACCAATGCCAAACTAACTAGTA ATGTCACGACACCAATGAAAAACGTCCATGGTGTACTTGAGGAACGTGATCCAAGTTATGACAAGATGCTCAAGCACATGGTTGGGAGAATCACTACTAAATCTGGAGGAAAACCAGAAATGGGTGAA GCTTCCGTTGTACAGCGGTACAACAGACCGCTCCCAAAGCTCAGAACATCAAAGGCTGAACCTGGGCAAAGTGGGGGCAGGCAGCTACCATCAGGTGCCCTAAATGTCCAGCACATCCAGGAGATAATCCAACTGTACCAAGGAAAGTCTGCTAACCACCAGGGTCCGATGAGTGTGGATGACATCGCCTTGAGGTACAGAGTCGAAGCCTCTGTCGTCCAAAACATTGTGCAGTTCGTTTCGCTGCCCCAGGACGAGAccgtcaagaagaaaaatgagcACTGA